Genomic segment of Paenibacillaceae bacterium GAS479:
CAGAGAAGATCTGGCCGGACCGCATACCGGCTGACACGTATAGGAGTTAAAGATATGCGTGCCTTCCATTGCCATACGATCAAAGTTAGGTGTCAGCCCGAGGGGGTTGCCATGAACCCCCGTCGTGTCAGCTCGTTGCTGGTCGGTAAAAAACACAATCACATTGGGTCTTTTAGTCGTCTTCGCTGTCATCATCATCTACCTTTACGTTTAGTTTTTGGACTTCTGCCATTCTTCGTTAGCCTGCTGCTCTATTTTTTGACCGCCTTGCTGATAATAATTTTGCACGAATTCATCGAATCTATCAACTGGCCAAACGCCAGTTACTATTTTAACGAAGTATTCGGTCCACAATTTTTTCTCCAGATCAGGATAATCCAGCTCGGCCGGTACCGTTTTCCACAACTGATTTTTTACTATATCTGATGATGCAATCTCGAGCGCGGCGCGCACGGCATCATCCGTCCAGCGGCGATCCGTTACTTGAACGAAGCGAACCGGATTGGAAAATCCTTTTGCGTACAAATCCGAGTAAGAGGTTTTTTGAGTAATTAAATTTTTCGCTTCATCAAACGTATAGTCGACGTTCTCTTCTCCGTAAGTCAGTAGATTTACGCCGCCGTTAGAATCATCACTAACCGACCAATCCAGCATCTGAATTAACCTTTCTGGATCTTTGGCATCGGCGCTGATCGCGCGAAGCGCTCCGCCTGAGTACGGGTTAACTTCCGGCCAACCCTTTTTGCCGTCCGGACCTGTAATACGGTTAATCATCGTTATTTTAGCCGTTGGCAGCACCTTCAGGAGCGAAGTGTAATAACCGCCGCCAATTGCATTTACGCCAAAAGCCTCCCCTTCAAAAACGCCTACTTTGGAATTAATAACTCGGGCGTCTCCTTGTTTCGGTTCCATGACCGGGAATTCAGGATCAATCAGCCCTTCTTTATACCATTGCTGCAGAACGGCAAGCGCTTGTTTCGCTTCCGGCGTAACAAAGCTTTTTACGATTCTGCCATCCTTCTCCGTCCAGAAAATCGAACCTGACATCAAACCGATTCCATAAGCGCCAAATACGGTATTAAACACCGTGGATTTATTGCCGCCTAGCCCATAAGTATCGTCCTGGCCGTTTTTGTCAGGATCATCATGTGTAAAAGCCTTCAATACATTGTGCAATTCATCCAATGTAGTTGGCTGCTTCAATCCCAGGTTATCCAGCCAATCCTGCCGAACGAGCAGGCCAGCCGTATTGGGGGAGTTGAACGATTCCGGTCTTACGCCCTGTGGAATTGCGTAGATTTTACCGTCAAAGGTTACCCCTTCAAAGCGCTCTTTCGGAATGAATTTCATCAAATTCGGAGCTTTAGCGAGCAGATCGTCCAGCGGCCTCAGCAGGCCTTGACTGACATACATCGCGAGCTGCGTTGTGTCCACATTGAAATAATCAGGGATTTCACCAGAGGAAATCAATAGATTCAGCTTTGTTTTGTACTCATCGCCAGAAATCATGCTGATTTTATAATCGATGCCCTGCACCCCTGCCTTTTCCATTTGGGCGATAATCTTGGCTTTCGCTTCCCCGCCATTGTCCGGAAACTCCGGAATCCCATAGTTGAAAAACATACTATAAGTAACTGGCTTGGCATTCGATTTTGCGCCGGAGGAATTGGACGAATTATTTCCTGCTTCACCGGATGAGCAGCCAGCGGCAATCATTCCTAGTAAACAAGTCGCACATACAACGGACACCATTTTGTTCAACTTTTTCATCCTCATACGCCCCTTTGATTTTTTTAGTTTAGGATTTGACCGAGCCCAGCATCGTGCCTTTCATAAAATACTTCTGCAAAAACGGATAGACGGCAAGAATAGGAACGATCGACACAATGACGGTTGCGGCAATCGCAGATTCAGCGGCAAACGTTGTAAACTGACCGGTATCGGTCGCGAGCTGCTGGCCCGCGATTATTTCTTTCAGGAGCAAGGGCAGCGTGAACAGCTTTTTATCGTTTAAATAAATGAGGGCCTGCATAAAGTTGTTCCATAACCCGACGCATTCCCACAAGGCAATCGTGGCGATAACAGGTTTACACAGCGGTAAAATAATCGTGAAGAAAATACGCAACGGGTTGGCCCCATCTATCGAGGCTGATTCCTCTACTTCTTCTGGAATGGTCCGCATGAAGCTCTGCATCACGATTACGTTGAAAGCCGAAATCATTCCTGGAAGCATAAGCGCCCAAAGGGTGTTGGTCAAACCAAGACTTTTCACAAGCAGATAGGTCGGAATCATCCCGCCACTAAAAATCATCGTAAAAATAAGCAGCAGCGTCATGGCCTTCACACCCGGCAAACTTCGCTTATTGAGCGCATACGCTGTCGTTGCTGTAAACAACACATGAAGAATGGTGCCTACTACGGCAACGATAATGCTGTTTCGATAAGCCAGCCATATAAAGCTTGAGCTCAACACACTTTTGTAAGCATCCAATGTAAAACCCCTGGGGAAAAGGAATAACCCACCTTTCATCGCACCAGCAGCAGAACTGAGAGAAATGGATATTTCATGCCATAATGGATAAAGCGTCACCAAGCTCAGCAGTGCCAAAAACAGCATATTGCCCGCTTCAAATATGCGCTCACCCCAGCCTTTTCGAATCACAACGACTCCTCCTTACCAAAGTCCGCGTTCGCCCATCCGTTTAACGAGCCAGTTCGTAAGCAGCAGCAAGCATAAGCCTACAACCGCCTGAAATAGCCCCGCAGCCGTGGCAAGCGAGAATCGGCCCATCGTCAACCCGACCCGGTACACATACGTATCGAGAACATCTGCAACGTTATAGACGAGCGGATTGTACAGAATAAAAATCTGATCAAAGCCTACATTCAAGATTTGTCCCGTGCGCAAAATGAGCAGAACAACAATCGTCGAGGCAATGCTTGGCAATGTAACATGCAAGACGAGCTTGAATCGGTTTGCACCGTCTATTTTGGCCGCTTCATATAGCTCTTGGTTGACGCCGGCAATGGCCGCCAAATAAATAACGGTGCCCCAGCCGACCTCTTTCCACATTTCTGAGCCTACGAGAAAACCTCTGAATACTTCAGGATTCATAATTGGAGAAGTGGATAAACCCAACAGCTTAGTTACTCCCGTATCCACAGAGAGTACCGAGAACAAGATGCTTCCTAACACAACCCAAGATACGAAATGCGGGAAATAAATAATCGTCTGCACAATTCGTTTGAACGCCCCGTTAATAAGTTCATTCAGCAGGAGCGCAAGTATAATCGGAGCCGGGAAGTTAAAAAGCAGCTTGTAGAAGCTGATAATGACGGTATTCCTAAGCGCCGTCCAAAAATCGGGAGATTCAAATAGTAGGTTGAACCATTTCAGACCTGCCCACGGGCTGTCGAATACGTTTCCAGCAATTCTGAAGTCTTGGAATGCAATGGCGATTCCGCCCATCGGGATATACTTGAATAGAATAAAGTAAATGATC
This window contains:
- a CDS encoding carbohydrate ABC transporter substrate-binding protein, CUT1 family, translated to MKKLNKMVSVVCATCLLGMIAAGCSSGEAGNNSSNSSGAKSNAKPVTYSMFFNYGIPEFPDNGGEAKAKIIAQMEKAGVQGIDYKISMISGDEYKTKLNLLISSGEIPDYFNVDTTQLAMYVSQGLLRPLDDLLAKAPNLMKFIPKERFEGVTFDGKIYAIPQGVRPESFNSPNTAGLLVRQDWLDNLGLKQPTTLDELHNVLKAFTHDDPDKNGQDDTYGLGGNKSTVFNTVFGAYGIGLMSGSIFWTEKDGRIVKSFVTPEAKQALAVLQQWYKEGLIDPEFPVMEPKQGDARVINSKVGVFEGEAFGVNAIGGGYYTSLLKVLPTAKITMINRITGPDGKKGWPEVNPYSGGALRAISADAKDPERLIQMLDWSVSDDSNGGVNLLTYGEENVDYTFDEAKNLITQKTSYSDLYAKGFSNPVRFVQVTDRRWTDDAVRAALEIASSDIVKNQLWKTVPAELDYPDLEKKLWTEYFVKIVTGVWPVDRFDEFVQNYYQQGGQKIEQQANEEWQKSKN
- a CDS encoding carbohydrate ABC transporter membrane protein 1, CUT1 family, producing MSHQVKVPHGALMNAGTKSRSSAFMKSFHKHKYYYVLLLPGIIYFILFKYIPMGGIAIAFQDFRIAGNVFDSPWAGLKWFNLLFESPDFWTALRNTVIISFYKLLFNFPAPIILALLLNELINGAFKRIVQTIIYFPHFVSWVVLGSILFSVLSVDTGVTKLLGLSTSPIMNPEVFRGFLVGSEMWKEVGWGTVIYLAAIAGVNQELYEAAKIDGANRFKLVLHVTLPSIASTIVVLLILRTGQILNVGFDQIFILYNPLVYNVADVLDTYVYRVGLTMGRFSLATAAGLFQAVVGLCLLLLTNWLVKRMGERGLW
- a CDS encoding putative aldouronate transport system permease protein, whose amino-acid sequence is MIRKGWGERIFEAGNMLFLALLSLVTLYPLWHEISISLSSAAGAMKGGLFLFPRGFTLDAYKSVLSSSFIWLAYRNSIIVAVVGTILHVLFTATTAYALNKRSLPGVKAMTLLLIFTMIFSGGMIPTYLLVKSLGLTNTLWALMLPGMISAFNVIVMQSFMRTIPEEVEESASIDGANPLRIFFTIILPLCKPVIATIALWECVGLWNNFMQALIYLNDKKLFTLPLLLKEIIAGQQLATDTGQFTTFAAESAIAATVIVSIVPILAVYPFLQKYFMKGTMLGSVKS